A genomic region of Alkalispirochaeta americana contains the following coding sequences:
- the cas7c gene encoding type I-C CRISPR-associated protein Cas7/Csd2, with translation MTELNNRYEFVYLFDVENGNPNGDPDAGNLPRVDPETNYGIVTDVCLKRKVRNYVEIVKQGASPYEIYIREKAILVHAHERAHKAIGASKTTDGKRKGSGEEVEKAREWMCANFFDVRTFGAVMSLKVNCGQVRGPAQMNFARSIDPVIPREISITRMAVATEREAESQQGDNRTMGKKNIIPYGLYRAEGYISAHLAGQTGFSEEDLALFWEALINMFEHDHAAARGKMAARKLFVFKHATKLGNAPAHKLFETIEVRRASSENGPSRAFSDYQIVVHHEKLPDTVQMTEML, from the coding sequence ATGACGGAACTGAACAATCGCTACGAGTTTGTATATCTGTTTGACGTTGAGAACGGTAATCCCAACGGAGATCCTGACGCAGGCAACTTGCCTCGGGTTGATCCGGAAACCAATTACGGAATCGTGACCGACGTATGTCTTAAACGCAAGGTTCGCAACTATGTGGAAATAGTGAAGCAAGGAGCATCCCCGTACGAGATCTATATACGGGAAAAAGCGATCCTGGTCCACGCGCACGAGCGTGCTCACAAAGCGATCGGTGCCAGCAAGACCACTGACGGCAAACGCAAAGGCTCCGGCGAAGAGGTAGAAAAAGCGCGTGAGTGGATGTGCGCAAACTTCTTCGATGTTCGTACATTTGGCGCGGTGATGAGTCTGAAAGTGAACTGCGGGCAAGTGCGAGGCCCGGCCCAGATGAATTTCGCCCGCAGTATCGATCCGGTGATTCCCCGGGAGATATCGATTACTCGGATGGCTGTTGCTACGGAGCGGGAAGCGGAAAGTCAACAGGGCGATAACCGTACCATGGGTAAAAAGAATATCATTCCGTACGGCCTCTATCGTGCCGAGGGATACATCTCGGCTCACCTGGCGGGACAGACCGGATTCTCAGAGGAAGATCTGGCGCTCTTCTGGGAAGCTCTGATCAATATGTTCGAGCACGATCACGCTGCTGCCCGGGGCAAAATGGCCGCCCGGAAGCTCTTCGTCTTCAAACACGCCACCAAGCTCGGAAACGCTCCGGCACACAAACTGTTTGAGACAATCGAAGTCCGAAGGGCAAGTAGCGAGAACGGTCCCTCACGAGCGTTTTCCGATTACCAGATCGTTGTGCATCACGAAAAACTGCCGGATACTGTGCAGATGACGGAGATGCTGTAA
- the cas5c gene encoding type I-C CRISPR-associated protein Cas5c — translation MAYGIALRVSGRYACFTRPEMKVERVSYDVMTPSAARGILEAIYWKPAIRWVVERIHVLAPIRFTNIRRNELGVSGSAGVKVPIGTVRRAMSDGTSPVEVFIEEDRQQRASLVLKDVDYVIEASFRLTDRAKTPDEMGEVEHSDDKPAKHLEIFSRRAKQGQCFHQPYFGTREFPVDFSWIDKDEIPQTLLTGSDATRELGWMLHDIDFENEMTPRFFRARLDNGVLHVPPFESEEVLS, via the coding sequence ATGGCATACGGTATAGCCCTCCGTGTCAGCGGACGGTATGCGTGCTTTACTCGTCCCGAAATGAAAGTGGAACGGGTGAGTTACGACGTAATGACACCATCTGCGGCGCGGGGAATCCTGGAGGCAATCTACTGGAAACCAGCGATCCGGTGGGTTGTCGAACGAATCCATGTACTCGCGCCAATCCGGTTTACCAACATCCGACGAAACGAGCTGGGTGTTTCCGGCTCGGCCGGGGTGAAGGTACCAATTGGCACGGTCCGGCGAGCGATGAGCGACGGAACATCACCAGTCGAGGTATTTATCGAGGAGGACCGACAGCAGCGGGCCTCCCTCGTTCTCAAAGACGTGGATTATGTAATCGAAGCATCGTTTCGTCTGACCGATCGAGCGAAGACTCCGGACGAGATGGGCGAGGTCGAGCATAGCGACGACAAACCCGCCAAACATCTGGAGATCTTCAGCCGTCGCGCAAAGCAGGGTCAGTGCTTTCACCAGCCGTACTTCGGGACGCGAGAGTTCCCCGTGGATTTCTCGTGGATCGATAAGGATGAAATACCACAAACACTGTTGACCGGCAGCGATGCGACCCGCGAACTGGGCTGGATGTTGCACGATATAGATTTTGAGAACGAGATGACGCCGCGGTTTTTCCGTGCTCGCCTGGATAACGGCGTCCTCCACGTCCCGCCGTTTGAAAGCGAGGAGGTGCTGTCATGA
- the cas2 gene encoding CRISPR-associated endonuclease Cas2: protein MMVLVSYDVAVTSPGGAARLRKIAKECQNYGQRVQYSVFECILDPAQWMRLKNNLEKIIDREQDSLRYYHLGSNYKRKVEHIGAKPSLDMEGPMIV from the coding sequence ATGATGGTGCTTGTCAGTTACGATGTAGCGGTGACCTCACCCGGCGGAGCTGCGAGATTGCGTAAAATTGCCAAGGAATGCCAGAACTACGGACAACGCGTGCAGTACTCCGTATTCGAGTGCATCCTTGACCCCGCCCAGTGGATGCGGCTAAAAAATAACCTCGAGAAGATCATAGACCGGGAACAGGACAGTCTCCGCTATTATCATCTCGGATCAAACTACAAACGCAAGGTCGAGCACATCGGCGCAAAACCGTCCCTGGACATGGAAGGACCGATGATAGTTTGA
- the cas4 gene encoding CRISPR-associated protein Cas4, translated as MFTEDELIPISALQHAMYCERQVALIHIEQLWRENLYTAEGRILHERVDKEHHESRRARRAEYGMAVRSLEHGLIGKADLVEFEKSGTGKYAMIRPVEFKRGKTKPADVDNVQLCAQALCLEEMFGTGIPEGQFYYLQEHRRSTVAFDQELRDRTQTVIRLVQQLFLSTETPQAEYRKQKCDRCSLYELCMPRATSGGGKRVSRYVANQLRLGLKEEET; from the coding sequence GTGTTCACCGAAGACGAACTGATTCCGATCTCCGCGCTGCAGCATGCGATGTATTGCGAGCGGCAGGTTGCGCTCATACACATCGAGCAGCTCTGGCGGGAGAACCTCTACACGGCTGAAGGGCGCATTCTCCACGAACGTGTAGACAAGGAACACCATGAGTCCCGGCGTGCCCGGCGCGCCGAGTACGGTATGGCGGTTCGATCGCTGGAACACGGGCTGATCGGAAAAGCTGATCTTGTGGAGTTCGAGAAATCCGGAACCGGTAAGTACGCGATGATCCGCCCGGTTGAGTTCAAACGGGGAAAGACAAAACCTGCCGATGTGGACAACGTACAGCTTTGTGCCCAGGCCCTGTGTCTTGAAGAGATGTTCGGTACCGGTATTCCGGAAGGGCAGTTCTACTATCTGCAGGAACATCGTCGTTCCACCGTTGCCTTTGATCAGGAACTGCGGGACCGGACGCAGACCGTGATTCGGCTCGTGCAGCAGCTGTTCCTGTCCACGGAAACCCCACAAGCTGAGTACAGGAAACAGAAGTGTGACCGTTGCTCTCTCTATGAGCTCTGTATGCCCCGGGCTACATCAGGTGGAGGTAAACGCGTGTCCCGGTATGTAGCCAACCAACTTCGCCTGGGACTAAAGGAGGAAGAAACTTGA
- the cas8c gene encoding type I-C CRISPR-associated protein Cas8c/Csd1, giving the protein MILQELYSYYQRLNGDPGSGIAPPGYSPQNISWALVLDNDGNLVQIQDIRDTTRKTPRPVSMMVPEAVVKSVNIAANFLWDNTGYVLGADDKGKPERSQKTFEAFRAWNHEIGDGIDDEGMRATLRFLDAWVPAHAPSLESWLEIVGTNLVFRLVDEQRYIHERPLVRDTWINAWASGANDRGDGDEPLQEQTCLITGKRATVARLHNKIKGVRDAQTMGAAIVSFNLDTFTSYGKEQSYNAPVGTDAAFAYTTALNHLLRFESRQKIQIGDATTVFWAERTTPVENFLGFVMDPRETNLSGAETAASVGTYLQSIRSGKQPEDIDESVRFHILGLAPNASRLAVRFWHSGTVAELDKVLGQHFRDLEIVREYDNELEFPGIWHLLIETAPQHKSENIKPTLAGAMTRSVLTGAAYPSYILAALIDRIRADGVIGYYRAALIKAVLTRNARIQSKPMEVTKVLNEHATNVAYRLGRLFAVLEKAQAEAIPGTNATIKDRFYSAASATPGVVFSQLLRLNQHHLAKLEQGPKVFKEKLIQEIVDGIDRFPSHLSLEDQGMFALGYYHQRKAFFTKSEKVDITTDGE; this is encoded by the coding sequence ATGATTTTGCAGGAGTTGTACTCGTACTACCAGCGTTTAAACGGCGACCCCGGATCAGGCATTGCGCCACCCGGATACTCGCCGCAGAATATCTCCTGGGCACTCGTTCTCGATAATGACGGAAATCTGGTTCAGATACAGGATATCCGTGATACAACCCGGAAGACGCCACGTCCCGTCTCAATGATGGTGCCTGAAGCAGTCGTAAAATCGGTGAACATCGCAGCAAACTTCCTGTGGGATAATACCGGATACGTGCTCGGCGCAGACGATAAGGGCAAACCTGAGCGAAGCCAGAAAACATTTGAGGCTTTCCGGGCATGGAACCACGAGATCGGTGACGGCATCGACGATGAAGGAATGCGAGCTACATTGCGCTTTCTCGACGCATGGGTCCCTGCACACGCACCGTCACTTGAAAGCTGGTTAGAGATCGTCGGCACGAACCTTGTCTTCCGACTGGTAGACGAGCAGCGCTACATTCACGAGCGGCCTCTCGTACGGGACACCTGGATAAACGCCTGGGCGTCCGGAGCAAACGATCGTGGCGATGGCGACGAACCGTTGCAGGAGCAGACCTGTCTGATCACCGGGAAAAGGGCGACGGTCGCGCGACTTCATAACAAGATCAAAGGTGTCCGGGACGCTCAGACAATGGGCGCGGCGATCGTATCGTTCAATCTGGATACATTTACGTCGTACGGGAAGGAGCAAAGCTACAACGCGCCAGTAGGAACGGACGCCGCCTTTGCCTACACCACCGCACTTAACCACCTGCTTCGCTTTGAGTCACGGCAGAAGATCCAGATCGGTGATGCGACCACAGTCTTCTGGGCGGAACGAACAACTCCCGTCGAGAATTTTCTTGGATTCGTGATGGATCCGCGTGAGACCAATCTGTCAGGAGCAGAAACGGCAGCATCTGTGGGAACCTATTTGCAGTCGATCCGAAGCGGCAAGCAGCCGGAAGATATCGACGAGTCGGTCCGCTTCCATATCCTCGGCCTCGCCCCAAATGCATCCCGTCTGGCGGTGCGATTCTGGCACTCCGGGACGGTAGCTGAGCTGGACAAAGTTCTGGGACAGCACTTCCGGGACTTGGAGATCGTCCGCGAATACGACAATGAGCTTGAATTTCCCGGGATCTGGCATCTGCTCATCGAGACGGCCCCACAGCACAAGAGTGAGAACATCAAACCGACCCTCGCGGGAGCAATGACCCGATCGGTCCTCACCGGTGCGGCTTACCCCTCATACATCCTCGCGGCGCTAATTGATCGGATAAGGGCGGATGGCGTAATCGGATACTATCGGGCGGCACTGATCAAAGCGGTGCTGACAAGAAACGCACGAATACAATCAAAACCGATGGAGGTGACAAAAGTGTTAAACGAGCATGCCACCAACGTGGCGTACCGCCTGGGACGGCTTTTTGCGGTACTGGAAAAAGCACAGGCGGAAGCGATCCCCGGAACAAATGCAACGATCAAGGATCGCTTCTACAGCGCCGCCTCGGCGACACCGGGAGTGGTTTTTTCTCAACTGCTCAGATTGAATCAACACCACCTGGCAAAGCTGGAGCAGGGACCAAAGGTGTTCAAAGAAAAACTTATTCAGGAAATAGTAGATGGGATCGATCGTTTTCCATCTCATCTCAGCCTTGAGGATCAGGGAATGTTTGCCTTGGGCTATTACCACCAGCGAAAAGCGTTCTTCACAAAATCGGAAAAAGTCGACATCACCACTGACGGTGAGTAA
- the cas1c gene encoding type I-C CRISPR-associated endonuclease Cas1c produces MRKLLNTLYVSTQGSYLRKEGETLVVEQATKKVLQLPIHGLGGLVCFGNVLCSPFLLGFCAEKDVSVSFLTEYGRFLASVRGPISGNVLLRREQYRKADDPMATREIAANVVSAKIANSRVTVNRTLRDHKEKVDGTALKAASSRMAAFFRQIDKATTTDEIRGIEGIAAAHYFSVFNHLIIDQKETFVFRERNRRPPLDEVNALLSFTYTLLAHDVRSALETVGLDPSVGFLHRDRPGRPGLALDLMEEFRPVIADRLVLSLINRRQIGKAGFKIAENGAVVMDDDTRKTLLTEYQTRKQKEVFHPYIDESIPIGLLFFVQANLLARYIRGDIDGYPPFFWR; encoded by the coding sequence TTGAGAAAGCTGCTCAACACTCTCTACGTATCCACCCAAGGTAGCTACCTCCGCAAGGAGGGCGAAACCCTCGTGGTGGAACAGGCGACAAAGAAGGTTCTACAACTGCCAATACACGGTCTCGGCGGTCTGGTTTGCTTTGGCAACGTTCTCTGTTCGCCCTTTCTTCTGGGTTTCTGTGCCGAAAAGGATGTCAGTGTCTCTTTCCTGACGGAATACGGACGGTTTCTCGCCTCTGTACGGGGGCCGATAAGCGGAAATGTTCTCTTGCGCCGGGAACAGTACCGGAAAGCGGACGATCCGATGGCGACACGAGAGATAGCAGCAAATGTTGTATCGGCTAAGATTGCGAATAGCAGAGTCACCGTAAACCGCACCCTTCGTGACCATAAGGAAAAAGTGGATGGAACCGCGCTGAAAGCAGCATCTTCCAGGATGGCCGCTTTTTTTCGCCAGATCGATAAGGCGACAACAACCGACGAGATCCGCGGTATCGAAGGAATCGCCGCCGCACATTACTTTAGCGTATTCAATCATTTAATCATCGACCAGAAAGAGACGTTCGTATTCCGGGAACGTAACCGTCGCCCCCCGCTGGACGAAGTGAACGCCTTGCTCTCGTTCACATATACGCTACTTGCTCATGATGTCAGATCTGCTTTGGAAACCGTTGGCCTTGACCCGTCGGTGGGGTTTCTGCACCGGGACCGGCCGGGACGCCCAGGACTGGCGCTCGATCTGATGGAAGAGTTTCGACCGGTAATCGCGGATCGTCTCGTTCTTTCATTGATCAACCGGCGTCAGATCGGCAAGGCCGGGTTTAAGATCGCGGAAAACGGTGCTGTCGTAATGGACGATGATACGCGAAAGACGCTTCTGACCGAATACCAGACCAGAAAACAAAAAGAAGTGTTTCATCCGTACATCGATGAATCTATTCCCATCGGCCTACTGTTCTTTGTTCAGGCAAATCTACTCGCCCGGTATATTCGGGGCGATATCGACGGATATCCACCTTTTTTCTGGAGATAA
- the tnpA gene encoding IS66 family insertion sequence element accessory protein TnpA has protein sequence MKAPPEHRERWQKICRDFRDSGMSQRAYCRAQGISASSILISRKNYTCTGGTMPKA, from the coding sequence ATGAAAGCACCACCAGAGCATCGAGAACGGTGGCAGAAAATCTGCCGAGACTTTCGTGACAGCGGCATGAGCCAACGGGCATACTGCAGGGCACAGGGAATATCGGCGAGTTCCATCCTAATTTCCCGGAAAAATTATACCTGCACCGGCGGGACGATGCCAAAGGCCTGA